A portion of the bacterium genome contains these proteins:
- a CDS encoding ABC transporter ATP-binding protein yields the protein MGTMDDVIVTQKLSKIFGSVPALNSVNITVPRNSIFGFLGPNGAGKTTLMKVLLGLSKPTSGGGTIFGYDIVRESVAIRERIGYLPQQPRFIDTMTAHENLNFTARFFFSGPKASIDARCKEMLDLVGLADKADRPIKGFSGGETQRLGIALAQINQPDLLILDEPASALDPLGRQEVLAVM from the coding sequence ATGGGAACAATGGATGATGTTATCGTAACCCAAAAACTGAGCAAAATTTTTGGGAGCGTTCCGGCATTAAATTCCGTCAATATAACCGTTCCCCGTAACTCCATTTTTGGTTTCCTTGGTCCCAATGGCGCAGGGAAAACGACCTTGATGAAAGTACTGCTTGGTCTGAGCAAACCTACCAGCGGAGGCGGGACAATCTTTGGATACGATATTGTGCGCGAAAGTGTAGCGATCCGCGAACGGATCGGTTATCTGCCCCAACAACCGCGATTTATCGACACGATGACCGCTCACGAGAATCTGAACTTCACCGCGCGCTTCTTTTTCAGCGGGCCAAAAGCCAGCATCGACGCGCGCTGTAAAGAAATGTTGGATCTGGTTGGGCTGGCGGATAAGGCCGACCGGCCGATCAAGGGATTCTCTGGTGGTGAAACCCAGCGCCTGGGGATCGCTCTGGCGCAAATCAATCAACCAGACTTGTTGATCCTTGATGAGCCGGCGTCGGCTCTTGACCCATTGGGTCGCCAGGAAGTTCTAGCGGTAATGG
- a CDS encoding ketopantoate reductase family protein, translated as MNILVFGAGVLGSLYAAKLQEAGQVVTVLARGSRLDDIRAHGLILINGRTQEQTVTKVAVIDHLSEDDPYDLAIVLVRKNQLADVLPALAKNPRIPNILVMVNNAEGPDNIVRQLGKERVLLGFPGAGGQRDGYCIRYQIVPKLLQPTTLGEIDGRKSLRVREIARIFHAAGFPVTISTHMTAWMQTHAMIVSPIANAIYLAGGNCHELAHSSGVLVQMVHAIREQFQVLQTLGVPITPAKYRMIAWLPVSILVALCKIGFDTPQAELLLSRHANAARDEMAQIALELHRLAEQAQKETPISDDLARSSG; from the coding sequence ATGAATATCCTGGTTTTCGGAGCAGGTGTGCTGGGCAGCTTGTACGCAGCGAAACTGCAGGAAGCTGGCCAGGTTGTGACGGTTTTGGCGCGTGGCTCCCGTCTTGACGATATCCGCGCGCACGGGCTGATACTGATCAATGGCCGGACGCAGGAACAGACGGTTACGAAAGTAGCCGTCATCGACCACCTTTCCGAGGATGATCCTTACGACCTGGCAATTGTATTGGTACGGAAAAACCAGCTGGCGGATGTACTACCTGCGTTGGCAAAAAATCCTCGCATACCGAATATTCTCGTGATGGTAAATAATGCCGAAGGTCCAGACAACATTGTGCGCCAGTTGGGAAAAGAGCGCGTGCTGCTGGGATTTCCAGGTGCCGGCGGGCAGCGTGACGGGTACTGTATTCGTTACCAGATAGTGCCAAAACTGCTCCAGCCCACTACCCTCGGTGAGATCGATGGACGAAAATCGCTTCGTGTTCGAGAAATTGCGCGGATCTTTCACGCAGCCGGTTTTCCTGTGACGATTTCTACACATATGACCGCCTGGATGCAAACACATGCCATGATTGTCAGTCCAATCGCCAATGCGATTTACCTGGCTGGAGGTAATTGCCATGAATTGGCCCATTCTTCTGGGGTGCTGGTACAAATGGTACATGCAATCCGCGAGCAGTTTCAGGTATTACAAACGTTAGGGGTCCCGATTACACCGGCAAAGTACCGGATGATCGCTTGGTTGCCAGTTTCCATTCTGGTTGCGCTATGTAAGATCGGGTTCGACACCCCACAAGCGGAGCTTTTGCTGTCACGCCATGCAAATGCTGCTCGTGACGAAATGGCGCAAATTGCCCTGGAACTTCATCGGTTAGCAGAACAGGCACAGAAAGAAACGCCGATTAGTGATGATCTGGCTCGTTCTTCTGGGTAA
- a CDS encoding glyoxalase: MIKFQSSVLFVKDLAASHCFYADLLEQRVDMDHGEMTYFESGFALWQFDDESQRIFNQPCVDQQPEGCGTFELYFQTETLDAVWDRLEQSGIKIVHPIREQPWGQRVFRVFDPDHHIVAVGEPFAVVTHRFLTQGMGMKDVSARNFMPLEIIIF; the protein is encoded by the coding sequence ATGATCAAGTTTCAGTCCTCTGTTCTGTTTGTCAAAGATCTAGCTGCTTCCCATTGTTTTTATGCTGACCTGCTTGAACAAAGGGTGGATATGGATCACGGTGAGATGACATATTTTGAATCTGGTTTTGCGCTTTGGCAGTTCGACGATGAAAGCCAGAGGATTTTCAATCAGCCCTGTGTGGATCAACAACCGGAAGGCTGCGGCACCTTCGAATTGTATTTCCAGACAGAGACCCTGGATGCAGTATGGGATCGCCTGGAGCAATCTGGCATAAAGATCGTGCATCCCATTCGCGAGCAGCCCTGGGGACAGCGTGTTTTCCGTGTCTTTGATCCCGACCATCACATTGTGGCGGTCGGCGAGCCATTTGCAGTTGTGACCCATAGATTTTTAACGCAAGGCATGGGTATGAAGGACGTGTCTGCTCGCAACTTTATGCCGCTGGAAATCATCATCTTTTAG